Proteins encoded within one genomic window of Vidua macroura isolate BioBank_ID:100142 chromosome 2, ASM2450914v1, whole genome shotgun sequence:
- the NEK5 gene encoding serine/threonine-protein kinase Nek5 isoform X3, which translates to MDKYELIKQIGEGSFGKIFLAKGKMDNEPCVIKEINLTKMPVKEKEASEKEVILLAKMKHANIVTFYASLQEKNKLYIVMEYCDGGDLMKRINMQHGVLFDEDQILTWFVQISLGLKHIHDKKILHRDVKAQNVFLSNNGKVAKLGDFGIARQLNSTTEFAHTCVGTPYYLSPEICENRPYNNKTDIWSLGCVLYELCALKHPFQGNSLHELVLKICRGRFQPVSPNYSYELRILISQLFKISPRDRPSINSILKKPFLQKLVLRYLPPEVAQEELSHTVVHRKRPSASHSRAKQIQAYKLQKTRVQDPVSLESGIVMPFKKQELFQRNAWKPPSRVQQSIIQPQTSRFNMAERPGSIRVHGHYGHYYEKHDSLQRKANAHYDLSHISQRVEDYCKLKGRVASPPPPPDWTAEFLQRRFEAQQYKIKVEKQMGLRPSSADPYHEQIQQQKTKEEHLKNHQQNMSRKNEMKEQEYLKELQKIREEYHSDIREFRVRAGVLQEDQKVQDKTYLVRQGKAEHQSENKDISRIGEESLQDMEENVKQVRLQDRQDQTILEKRHSTKGGVKFEINLDVCFPEEDSIQEAEVLDKLNETLTFVDGENLKEKLVDVYENHTDRALEKLSDYPKESIHDVKKPRKHWQPGAPQTLLNFLAGADVTSACPTMAGNELAHHVILPEDIPENRKQWKQTPPETLLSVLAKAELSDDSLICFEEEGRFTLLPPEENKEEDSETYSAADVDEGRLEPRSDGEDT; encoded by the exons ATGGATAAATATGAACTCATTAAACAAATTGGAGAAGGATCTTTTGGCAAAATATTcttggcaaaaggaaaaatggataATGAGCCGTGTGTTATCAAAGAGATCAATTTAACTAAg AtgcctgtgaaagaaaaagaagcctCTGAGAAAGAAGTAATTCTTCTGGCCAAGATGAAGCATGCAAACATTGTAACCTTCTATGCTTCTTTGCAAG aaaagaaCAAGCTATATATTGTGATGGAATACTGTGATGGTGGAGATTTAATGAAGAGGATAAATATGCAGCATGGAGTGCTGTTTGATGAGGACCAG ATTCTCACTTGGTTTGTGCAGATCTCCTTGGGCTTGAAGCATATTCATGACAAGAAGATTTTGCACAGAGATGTAAAAGCACAG AACGTTTTTCTTAGCAATAATGGAAAGGTAGCAAAGCTTGGGGACTTTGGCATAGCAAGACAGTTGAACAG TACTACAGAGTTTGCCCATACCTGTGTAGGAACCCCCTATTACCTTTCACCTGAGATATGTGAAAATCGACCATACAACAACAAAAC AGATATTTGGTCTCTTGGCTGTGTGCTGTATGAGCTGTGTGCACTAAAGCATCCT TTTCAAGGCAATAGTTTGCATGAACTGGTGTTGAAGATTTGCAGAGGACGTTTTCAACCAGTGTCTCCTAACTATTCCTACGAACTGAGGATATTAATTTCCCAATTGTTTAAAATATCTCCGAGAGATCGACCATCCATCAATTCTATTCTAAAGAAGCCCTTCTTGCAGAAACTTGTTCTCAGATATCTGCCCCCTGAG GTAGCGCAGGAAGAACTCAGTCACACTGTGGTACATAGAAAAAGGCCTTCAGCATCTCACTCTAGAGCCAAGCAGATACAAG CATATAAACTTCAGAAAACAAGAGTCCAGGACCCAGTTTCTCTGGAATCTGGAATAGTGATGCCtttcaagaaacaagaattatttcaaagaaatgcaTGGAAGCCTCCTTCAAGAGTACAACAGTCTATTATTCAG CCACAGACCTCCAGATTTAATATGGCAGAAAGGCCAGGAAGCATTAGAGTACATGGTCATTATGGTCATTACTATGAGAAGCATGACAGCTTGCAAAGGAAAGCTAATGCACATTATGACCTTTCTCATATCAGCCAAAGAGTTGAAGATTATTGTAAACTAAAAGGACGAGTTGCATCTCCACCTCCACCACCCGACTG GACTGCAGAATTTCTTCAAAGGCGGTTTGAAGCCCAGCAGTACAAGATTAAAGTGGAAAAACAGATG GGACTGCGACCATCCTCTGCTGACCCATATCATGAACAAatacagcagcagaaaacaaaggaagagcATCTCAAGAACCATCAGCAAAACATGTCTagaaagaatgaaatgaaagaacAG GAGTATTTGAAAGAATTGCAGAAAATTCGGGAAGAATACCACAGTGATATAAGAGAATTCAGAGTCAGAGCAGGAGTACTCCAG GAGGACCAGAAAGTACAAGATAAAACCTATCTTGTGAGGCAAGGGAAAGCTGAGCACCAGTCTGAAAACAAAGATATATCCAGAATAGGAGAAGAATCACTTCAG gATATGGAGGAAAACGTTAAACAAGTCAGACTCCAGGATAGGCAAGACCAAACAATATTAGAAAAGAGACATAGCACAAAA GGAGGagtaaaatttgaaattaatttagatgTATGTTTTCCTGAGGAAGACAGCATTCAAGAAGCAGAG GTATTAGATAAACTCAATGAGACTTTAACTTTTGTGGATGGTGAGAATCTTAAGGAGAAATTGGTGGACGTTTATGAAAATCATACAGACAGAGCTTTGGAAAAACTGTCTGACTACCCAAAAG AGTCCATACATGATgtgaaaaaacccagaaaacattGGCAACCTGGAGCCCCTCAGACACTACTGAATTTTTTAGCTGGTGCTGATGTCACATCTGCATGTCCTACTATGGCTGGAAATGAACTTG CTCACCATGTTATTCTGCCTGAAGACATCCCGGAAAACAGGAAGCAGTGGAAACAGACACCACCAGAGACACTCCTGAGCGTCTTagcaaaagcagagctgtcTGATGATTCCTTAATCTGTTTTGAGGAAG aagggAGATTTACTCTGTTGCCtccagaagaaaacaaggaagaggATTCAGAAACATACTCTGCTGCTGATGTTGATGAAGGTAGACTTGAGCCAAGATCAGATGGTGAAGACAC GTAA
- the NEK5 gene encoding serine/threonine-protein kinase Nek5 isoform X1, whose product MDKYELIKQIGEGSFGKIFLAKGKMDNEPCVIKEINLTKMPVKEKEASEKEVILLAKMKHANIVTFYASLQEKNKLYIVMEYCDGGDLMKRINMQHGVLFDEDQILTWFVQISLGLKHIHDKKILHRDVKAQNVFLSNNGKVAKLGDFGIARQLNSTTEFAHTCVGTPYYLSPEICENRPYNNKTDIWSLGCVLYELCALKHPFQGNSLHELVLKICRGRFQPVSPNYSYELRILISQLFKISPRDRPSINSILKKPFLQKLVLRYLPPEVAQEELSHTVVHRKRPSASHSRAKQIQAYKLQKTRVQDPVSLESGIVMPFKKQELFQRNAWKPPSRVQQSIIQPQTSRFNMAERPGSIRVHGHYGHYYEKHDSLQRKANAHYDLSHISQRVEDYCKLKGRVASPPPPPDWTAEFLQRRFEAQQYKIKVEKQMGLRPSSADPYHEQIQQQKTKEEHLKNHQQNMSRKNEMKEQEYLKELQKIREEYHSDIREFRVRAGVLQEDQKVQDKTYLVRQGKAEHQSENKDISRIGEESLQDMEENVKQVRLQDRQDQTILEKRHSTKGGVKFEINLDVCFPEEDSIQEAEVLDKLNETLTFVDGENLKEKLVDVYENHTDRALEKLSDYPKESIHDVKKPRKHWQPGAPQTLLNFLAGADVTSACPTMAGNELAHHVILPEDIPENRKQWKQTPPETLLSVLAKAELSDDSLICFEEEGRFTLLPPEENKEEDSETYSAADVDEGRLEPRSDGEDTNFEDSEDELRHELEESLEKLSTSPAEESHIFSISKGQTDEEKMSLPDKLGKSDDDLENNHG is encoded by the exons ATGGATAAATATGAACTCATTAAACAAATTGGAGAAGGATCTTTTGGCAAAATATTcttggcaaaaggaaaaatggataATGAGCCGTGTGTTATCAAAGAGATCAATTTAACTAAg AtgcctgtgaaagaaaaagaagcctCTGAGAAAGAAGTAATTCTTCTGGCCAAGATGAAGCATGCAAACATTGTAACCTTCTATGCTTCTTTGCAAG aaaagaaCAAGCTATATATTGTGATGGAATACTGTGATGGTGGAGATTTAATGAAGAGGATAAATATGCAGCATGGAGTGCTGTTTGATGAGGACCAG ATTCTCACTTGGTTTGTGCAGATCTCCTTGGGCTTGAAGCATATTCATGACAAGAAGATTTTGCACAGAGATGTAAAAGCACAG AACGTTTTTCTTAGCAATAATGGAAAGGTAGCAAAGCTTGGGGACTTTGGCATAGCAAGACAGTTGAACAG TACTACAGAGTTTGCCCATACCTGTGTAGGAACCCCCTATTACCTTTCACCTGAGATATGTGAAAATCGACCATACAACAACAAAAC AGATATTTGGTCTCTTGGCTGTGTGCTGTATGAGCTGTGTGCACTAAAGCATCCT TTTCAAGGCAATAGTTTGCATGAACTGGTGTTGAAGATTTGCAGAGGACGTTTTCAACCAGTGTCTCCTAACTATTCCTACGAACTGAGGATATTAATTTCCCAATTGTTTAAAATATCTCCGAGAGATCGACCATCCATCAATTCTATTCTAAAGAAGCCCTTCTTGCAGAAACTTGTTCTCAGATATCTGCCCCCTGAG GTAGCGCAGGAAGAACTCAGTCACACTGTGGTACATAGAAAAAGGCCTTCAGCATCTCACTCTAGAGCCAAGCAGATACAAG CATATAAACTTCAGAAAACAAGAGTCCAGGACCCAGTTTCTCTGGAATCTGGAATAGTGATGCCtttcaagaaacaagaattatttcaaagaaatgcaTGGAAGCCTCCTTCAAGAGTACAACAGTCTATTATTCAG CCACAGACCTCCAGATTTAATATGGCAGAAAGGCCAGGAAGCATTAGAGTACATGGTCATTATGGTCATTACTATGAGAAGCATGACAGCTTGCAAAGGAAAGCTAATGCACATTATGACCTTTCTCATATCAGCCAAAGAGTTGAAGATTATTGTAAACTAAAAGGACGAGTTGCATCTCCACCTCCACCACCCGACTG GACTGCAGAATTTCTTCAAAGGCGGTTTGAAGCCCAGCAGTACAAGATTAAAGTGGAAAAACAGATG GGACTGCGACCATCCTCTGCTGACCCATATCATGAACAAatacagcagcagaaaacaaaggaagagcATCTCAAGAACCATCAGCAAAACATGTCTagaaagaatgaaatgaaagaacAG GAGTATTTGAAAGAATTGCAGAAAATTCGGGAAGAATACCACAGTGATATAAGAGAATTCAGAGTCAGAGCAGGAGTACTCCAG GAGGACCAGAAAGTACAAGATAAAACCTATCTTGTGAGGCAAGGGAAAGCTGAGCACCAGTCTGAAAACAAAGATATATCCAGAATAGGAGAAGAATCACTTCAG gATATGGAGGAAAACGTTAAACAAGTCAGACTCCAGGATAGGCAAGACCAAACAATATTAGAAAAGAGACATAGCACAAAA GGAGGagtaaaatttgaaattaatttagatgTATGTTTTCCTGAGGAAGACAGCATTCAAGAAGCAGAG GTATTAGATAAACTCAATGAGACTTTAACTTTTGTGGATGGTGAGAATCTTAAGGAGAAATTGGTGGACGTTTATGAAAATCATACAGACAGAGCTTTGGAAAAACTGTCTGACTACCCAAAAG AGTCCATACATGATgtgaaaaaacccagaaaacattGGCAACCTGGAGCCCCTCAGACACTACTGAATTTTTTAGCTGGTGCTGATGTCACATCTGCATGTCCTACTATGGCTGGAAATGAACTTG CTCACCATGTTATTCTGCCTGAAGACATCCCGGAAAACAGGAAGCAGTGGAAACAGACACCACCAGAGACACTCCTGAGCGTCTTagcaaaagcagagctgtcTGATGATTCCTTAATCTGTTTTGAGGAAG aagggAGATTTACTCTGTTGCCtccagaagaaaacaaggaagaggATTCAGAAACATACTCTGCTGCTGATGTTGATGAAGGTAGACTTGAGCCAAGATCAGATGGTGAAGACAC AAATTTTGAAGATTCTGAAGATGAACTCAGACATGAGCTGGAGGAATCTCTGGAAAAATTGTCAACTTCTCCAGCAGAAGAGTCTCACATCTTTTCAATAAGTAAAGGTCAAACAGATGAAGAGAAGATGAGTTTACCTGACAAACTTGGGAAATCTGATGATGATTTAGAAAATAATCATGGGTAA
- the NEK5 gene encoding serine/threonine-protein kinase Nek5 isoform X2: protein MDKYELIKQIGEGSFGKIFLAKGKMDNEPCVIKEINLTKMPVKEKEASEKEVILLAKMKHANIVTFYASLQEKNKLYIVMEYCDGGDLMKRINMQHGVLFDEDQILTWFVQISLGLKHIHDKKILHRDVKAQNVFLSNNGKVAKLGDFGIARQLNSTTEFAHTCVGTPYYLSPEICENRPYNNKTDIWSLGCVLYELCALKHPFQGNSLHELVLKICRGRFQPVSPNYSYELRILISQLFKISPRDRPSINSILKKPFLQKLVLRYLPPEVAQEELSHTVVHRKRPSASHSRAKQIQAYKLQKTRVQDPVSLESGIVMPFKKQELFQRNAWKPPSRVQQSIIQPQTSRFNMAERPGSIRVHGHYGHYYEKHDSLQRKANAHYDLSHISQRVEDYCKLKGRVASPPPPPDWTAEFLQRRFEAQQYKIKVEKQMGLRPSSADPYHEQIQQQKTKEEHLKNHQQNMSRKNEMKEQEYLKELQKIREEYHSDIREFRVRAGVLQEDQKVQDKTYLVRQGKAEHQSENKDISRIGEESLQDMEENVKQVRLQDRQDQTILEKRHSTKEDSIQEAEVLDKLNETLTFVDGENLKEKLVDVYENHTDRALEKLSDYPKESIHDVKKPRKHWQPGAPQTLLNFLAGADVTSACPTMAGNELAHHVILPEDIPENRKQWKQTPPETLLSVLAKAELSDDSLICFEEEGRFTLLPPEENKEEDSETYSAADVDEGRLEPRSDGEDTNFEDSEDELRHELEESLEKLSTSPAEESHIFSISKGQTDEEKMSLPDKLGKSDDDLENNHG, encoded by the exons ATGGATAAATATGAACTCATTAAACAAATTGGAGAAGGATCTTTTGGCAAAATATTcttggcaaaaggaaaaatggataATGAGCCGTGTGTTATCAAAGAGATCAATTTAACTAAg AtgcctgtgaaagaaaaagaagcctCTGAGAAAGAAGTAATTCTTCTGGCCAAGATGAAGCATGCAAACATTGTAACCTTCTATGCTTCTTTGCAAG aaaagaaCAAGCTATATATTGTGATGGAATACTGTGATGGTGGAGATTTAATGAAGAGGATAAATATGCAGCATGGAGTGCTGTTTGATGAGGACCAG ATTCTCACTTGGTTTGTGCAGATCTCCTTGGGCTTGAAGCATATTCATGACAAGAAGATTTTGCACAGAGATGTAAAAGCACAG AACGTTTTTCTTAGCAATAATGGAAAGGTAGCAAAGCTTGGGGACTTTGGCATAGCAAGACAGTTGAACAG TACTACAGAGTTTGCCCATACCTGTGTAGGAACCCCCTATTACCTTTCACCTGAGATATGTGAAAATCGACCATACAACAACAAAAC AGATATTTGGTCTCTTGGCTGTGTGCTGTATGAGCTGTGTGCACTAAAGCATCCT TTTCAAGGCAATAGTTTGCATGAACTGGTGTTGAAGATTTGCAGAGGACGTTTTCAACCAGTGTCTCCTAACTATTCCTACGAACTGAGGATATTAATTTCCCAATTGTTTAAAATATCTCCGAGAGATCGACCATCCATCAATTCTATTCTAAAGAAGCCCTTCTTGCAGAAACTTGTTCTCAGATATCTGCCCCCTGAG GTAGCGCAGGAAGAACTCAGTCACACTGTGGTACATAGAAAAAGGCCTTCAGCATCTCACTCTAGAGCCAAGCAGATACAAG CATATAAACTTCAGAAAACAAGAGTCCAGGACCCAGTTTCTCTGGAATCTGGAATAGTGATGCCtttcaagaaacaagaattatttcaaagaaatgcaTGGAAGCCTCCTTCAAGAGTACAACAGTCTATTATTCAG CCACAGACCTCCAGATTTAATATGGCAGAAAGGCCAGGAAGCATTAGAGTACATGGTCATTATGGTCATTACTATGAGAAGCATGACAGCTTGCAAAGGAAAGCTAATGCACATTATGACCTTTCTCATATCAGCCAAAGAGTTGAAGATTATTGTAAACTAAAAGGACGAGTTGCATCTCCACCTCCACCACCCGACTG GACTGCAGAATTTCTTCAAAGGCGGTTTGAAGCCCAGCAGTACAAGATTAAAGTGGAAAAACAGATG GGACTGCGACCATCCTCTGCTGACCCATATCATGAACAAatacagcagcagaaaacaaaggaagagcATCTCAAGAACCATCAGCAAAACATGTCTagaaagaatgaaatgaaagaacAG GAGTATTTGAAAGAATTGCAGAAAATTCGGGAAGAATACCACAGTGATATAAGAGAATTCAGAGTCAGAGCAGGAGTACTCCAG GAGGACCAGAAAGTACAAGATAAAACCTATCTTGTGAGGCAAGGGAAAGCTGAGCACCAGTCTGAAAACAAAGATATATCCAGAATAGGAGAAGAATCACTTCAG gATATGGAGGAAAACGTTAAACAAGTCAGACTCCAGGATAGGCAAGACCAAACAATATTAGAAAAGAGACATAGCACAAAA GAAGACAGCATTCAAGAAGCAGAG GTATTAGATAAACTCAATGAGACTTTAACTTTTGTGGATGGTGAGAATCTTAAGGAGAAATTGGTGGACGTTTATGAAAATCATACAGACAGAGCTTTGGAAAAACTGTCTGACTACCCAAAAG AGTCCATACATGATgtgaaaaaacccagaaaacattGGCAACCTGGAGCCCCTCAGACACTACTGAATTTTTTAGCTGGTGCTGATGTCACATCTGCATGTCCTACTATGGCTGGAAATGAACTTG CTCACCATGTTATTCTGCCTGAAGACATCCCGGAAAACAGGAAGCAGTGGAAACAGACACCACCAGAGACACTCCTGAGCGTCTTagcaaaagcagagctgtcTGATGATTCCTTAATCTGTTTTGAGGAAG aagggAGATTTACTCTGTTGCCtccagaagaaaacaaggaagaggATTCAGAAACATACTCTGCTGCTGATGTTGATGAAGGTAGACTTGAGCCAAGATCAGATGGTGAAGACAC AAATTTTGAAGATTCTGAAGATGAACTCAGACATGAGCTGGAGGAATCTCTGGAAAAATTGTCAACTTCTCCAGCAGAAGAGTCTCACATCTTTTCAATAAGTAAAGGTCAAACAGATGAAGAGAAGATGAGTTTACCTGACAAACTTGGGAAATCTGATGATGATTTAGAAAATAATCATGGGTAA
- the NEK5 gene encoding serine/threonine-protein kinase Nek5 isoform X4 encodes MSWQSQGKLDGDKGSGILTWFVQISLGLKHIHDKKILHRDVKAQNVFLSNNGKVAKLGDFGIARQLNSTTEFAHTCVGTPYYLSPEICENRPYNNKTDIWSLGCVLYELCALKHPFQGNSLHELVLKICRGRFQPVSPNYSYELRILISQLFKISPRDRPSINSILKKPFLQKLVLRYLPPEVAQEELSHTVVHRKRPSASHSRAKQIQAYKLQKTRVQDPVSLESGIVMPFKKQELFQRNAWKPPSRVQQSIIQPQTSRFNMAERPGSIRVHGHYGHYYEKHDSLQRKANAHYDLSHISQRVEDYCKLKGRVASPPPPPDWTAEFLQRRFEAQQYKIKVEKQMGLRPSSADPYHEQIQQQKTKEEHLKNHQQNMSRKNEMKEQEYLKELQKIREEYHSDIREFRVRAGVLQEDQKVQDKTYLVRQGKAEHQSENKDISRIGEESLQDMEENVKQVRLQDRQDQTILEKRHSTKGGVKFEINLDVCFPEEDSIQEAEVLDKLNETLTFVDGENLKEKLVDVYENHTDRALEKLSDYPKESIHDVKKPRKHWQPGAPQTLLNFLAGADVTSACPTMAGNELAHHVILPEDIPENRKQWKQTPPETLLSVLAKAELSDDSLICFEEEGRFTLLPPEENKEEDSETYSAADVDEGRLEPRSDGEDTNFEDSEDELRHELEESLEKLSTSPAEESHIFSISKGQTDEEKMSLPDKLGKSDDDLENNHG; translated from the exons ATGTCCTGGCAGAGTCAGGGAAAACTTGATGGTGATAAGGGAAGTGGG ATTCTCACTTGGTTTGTGCAGATCTCCTTGGGCTTGAAGCATATTCATGACAAGAAGATTTTGCACAGAGATGTAAAAGCACAG AACGTTTTTCTTAGCAATAATGGAAAGGTAGCAAAGCTTGGGGACTTTGGCATAGCAAGACAGTTGAACAG TACTACAGAGTTTGCCCATACCTGTGTAGGAACCCCCTATTACCTTTCACCTGAGATATGTGAAAATCGACCATACAACAACAAAAC AGATATTTGGTCTCTTGGCTGTGTGCTGTATGAGCTGTGTGCACTAAAGCATCCT TTTCAAGGCAATAGTTTGCATGAACTGGTGTTGAAGATTTGCAGAGGACGTTTTCAACCAGTGTCTCCTAACTATTCCTACGAACTGAGGATATTAATTTCCCAATTGTTTAAAATATCTCCGAGAGATCGACCATCCATCAATTCTATTCTAAAGAAGCCCTTCTTGCAGAAACTTGTTCTCAGATATCTGCCCCCTGAG GTAGCGCAGGAAGAACTCAGTCACACTGTGGTACATAGAAAAAGGCCTTCAGCATCTCACTCTAGAGCCAAGCAGATACAAG CATATAAACTTCAGAAAACAAGAGTCCAGGACCCAGTTTCTCTGGAATCTGGAATAGTGATGCCtttcaagaaacaagaattatttcaaagaaatgcaTGGAAGCCTCCTTCAAGAGTACAACAGTCTATTATTCAG CCACAGACCTCCAGATTTAATATGGCAGAAAGGCCAGGAAGCATTAGAGTACATGGTCATTATGGTCATTACTATGAGAAGCATGACAGCTTGCAAAGGAAAGCTAATGCACATTATGACCTTTCTCATATCAGCCAAAGAGTTGAAGATTATTGTAAACTAAAAGGACGAGTTGCATCTCCACCTCCACCACCCGACTG GACTGCAGAATTTCTTCAAAGGCGGTTTGAAGCCCAGCAGTACAAGATTAAAGTGGAAAAACAGATG GGACTGCGACCATCCTCTGCTGACCCATATCATGAACAAatacagcagcagaaaacaaaggaagagcATCTCAAGAACCATCAGCAAAACATGTCTagaaagaatgaaatgaaagaacAG GAGTATTTGAAAGAATTGCAGAAAATTCGGGAAGAATACCACAGTGATATAAGAGAATTCAGAGTCAGAGCAGGAGTACTCCAG GAGGACCAGAAAGTACAAGATAAAACCTATCTTGTGAGGCAAGGGAAAGCTGAGCACCAGTCTGAAAACAAAGATATATCCAGAATAGGAGAAGAATCACTTCAG gATATGGAGGAAAACGTTAAACAAGTCAGACTCCAGGATAGGCAAGACCAAACAATATTAGAAAAGAGACATAGCACAAAA GGAGGagtaaaatttgaaattaatttagatgTATGTTTTCCTGAGGAAGACAGCATTCAAGAAGCAGAG GTATTAGATAAACTCAATGAGACTTTAACTTTTGTGGATGGTGAGAATCTTAAGGAGAAATTGGTGGACGTTTATGAAAATCATACAGACAGAGCTTTGGAAAAACTGTCTGACTACCCAAAAG AGTCCATACATGATgtgaaaaaacccagaaaacattGGCAACCTGGAGCCCCTCAGACACTACTGAATTTTTTAGCTGGTGCTGATGTCACATCTGCATGTCCTACTATGGCTGGAAATGAACTTG CTCACCATGTTATTCTGCCTGAAGACATCCCGGAAAACAGGAAGCAGTGGAAACAGACACCACCAGAGACACTCCTGAGCGTCTTagcaaaagcagagctgtcTGATGATTCCTTAATCTGTTTTGAGGAAG aagggAGATTTACTCTGTTGCCtccagaagaaaacaaggaagaggATTCAGAAACATACTCTGCTGCTGATGTTGATGAAGGTAGACTTGAGCCAAGATCAGATGGTGAAGACAC AAATTTTGAAGATTCTGAAGATGAACTCAGACATGAGCTGGAGGAATCTCTGGAAAAATTGTCAACTTCTCCAGCAGAAGAGTCTCACATCTTTTCAATAAGTAAAGGTCAAACAGATGAAGAGAAGATGAGTTTACCTGACAAACTTGGGAAATCTGATGATGATTTAGAAAATAATCATGGGTAA
- the ALG11 gene encoding GDP-Man:Man(3)GlcNAc(2)-PP-Dol alpha-1,2-mannosyltransferase has product MVAGGLCLCGLLRLLCSLLLPALFLSGILCICLVLLLCGVRLWIQRKKQLSSAGRDGKRPLVVAFFHPYCNAGGGGERVLWCAIRTLQKKYRNVTCVVYTGDRDATGEEIVEGAFRRFNIKLIHPVKFVFLQKRFLVEASLYPHFTLLGQSLGSVFLGWEALLKCAPDIYIDSMGYAFTIPLFKYLGGCRVGCYVHYPTISTDMLSVVRNQDTRFNNAAFITSSPLFSKFKLVYYYFFAFMYGLVGSCSDVVMVNSSWTLNHILSLWRAGACTSVVYPPCDVQAFLDIPLEVEKSTSEYSIVSVSQFRPEKDHPLQIRAFAKLLKEKRVGQEPSLKLILIGGCRNQQDEERVNNLKRLCEELGVSDDVVFRINIPFEELKRHLAEATIGLHTMWNEHFGIGVVECMAAGTVILAHNSGGPKLDIVVPHEGRVTGFLAEDEDSYAETMAYIFSLSPEKRLEIRENARRSVHRFSDQHFEDTFLLSVEPLFK; this is encoded by the exons ATGGTGGCGGgagggctgtgcctgtgtggGCTCCTCAG ATTGCTGTGCTCATTGTTACTCCCTGCATTGTTTCTAAGTGGAATTTTGTGCATCTGCTTGGTGCTACTACTTTGTGGAGTACGGCTCTGGATACAAAGGAAGAAACAGTTGAGCTCAGCAGGAAGAGATGGGAAGCGGCCACTGGTGGTGGCCTTTTTTCACCCCTATTGCAATGCAGGAGGTGGAGGGGAGAGAGTCTTGTGGTGTGCCATAAGAACGCTCCAGAAAAA GTACAGAAATGTAACATGTGTTGTTTACACTGGTGATAGAGATGCCACTGGAGAAGAAATAGTAGAAGGCGCTTTCAGAAGATTCAATATTAAGTTAATCCATCCTGTGAAATTTGTATTTCTACAAAAACGCTTCCTTGTGGAAGCTTCTCTTTATCCTCACTTCACTTTGCTGGGACAAAGTTTAGGATCAGTGTTCCTTGGCTGGGAAGCTCTTCTAAAGTGTGCTCCTGATATTTATATTGACTCAATGGGTTATGCCTTCACAATTCCCCTCTTCAAATACCTGGGAGGTTGTCGCGTTGGATGCTACGTCCATTATCCCACTATCAGCACGGATATGCTCTCTGTGGTGAGGAACCAGGATACCAGGTTTAACAATGCTGCCTTCATTACAAGCAGTCCTCTCTTCAGCAAATTTAAACTTGTCTACTACTACTTCTTCGCTTTCATGTACGGGTTGGTTGGTTCCTGCAGTGATGTGGTTATGGTGAATTCTTCTTGGACACTGAATCACATCCTTTCCCTCTGGAGAGCTGGGGCTTGCACTAGTGTAGTGTATCCACCATGCGATGTTCAGGCTTTCCTGGATATTCCACTGGAAGTGGAAAAGAGCACCAGTGAATATTCCATTGTTTCTGTCAGCCAATTCAGGCCTGAAAAAGATCATCCTTTGCAAATCAGAGCCTTTGCTAAAttgctgaaagagaagagagtgGGGCAGGAGCCATCACTGAAGCTGATCTTAATTGGTGGCTGTCGTAACCAGCAAGATGAAGAGCGTGTAAACAACCTGAAACGTCTGTGTGAAGAGCTGGGAGTTAGTGATGATGTGGTGTTCAGGATTAACATTCCCTTTGAGGAGCTGAAGAGACACCTGGCTGAGGCCACCATCGGCCTGCACACCATGTGGAATGAGCACTTTGGGATCG GAGTTGTTGAATGTATGGCAGCTGGCACAGTTATCCTGGCTCACAATTCTGGTGGCCCCAAATTAGACATCGTGGTACCCCATGAAGGACGTGTTACAGGCTTCTTAGCAGAAGATGAGGACAGTTATGCTGAGACAATGGcttacatattttctttgtctCCTGAGAAAAGACTGGAGATCAGAGAAAATGCTCGTCGCTCTGTGCACAGGTTTTCTGACCAGCATTTTGAAGACACATTCCTGTTATCCGTAGAGCCGTTATTTAAATAA